The DNA region CACGCAGATATTCGGGTTTAAGCGCCACCTTCCCTGCCAGAGCCTTATCGATGAGTTGAATCGTCGCTTCCTTTTCTTTCGGCAGCCTGGCCTTGATGGGAAGATAGTTCGAAGCGTGATTGGCATGGAAAAGGCCCTTGGAAAGGTTGGTTGCAGCGATCATGGTTTTTAGTTCCGCCAGCATTTCATGAGACTCTAGCAGGGGAAATTCACCTGATGCATAATCCTGATACAACGGCGTGCCGGGGATGAGCATCAGGCTCAAGGCTCCCACATATTCAGGGTCTATGGCGGAAAGGACCCGGCCGGTTTCCCGGGCGTGAATCCCGGAGCGCGCCCGGCCGGCAATTCCCAACAGGACGGTAATGGAAAGCTTGATTCCGGACGCCCTGGCCTTTTGGCCCATTTGAATCATGTCGTCGGCCGTCGCCCCCTTGTTGATATTTTTCAAGGTCACGTCGTCGCCGGTTTCAAGACCCATG from Candidatus Desulfatibia profunda includes:
- a CDS encoding B12-binding domain-containing radical SAM protein is translated as MHYEGNIIRPPSEANSILLQVTVGCSRNKCTFCGTYRGERFRIKPDSIILEDIAFAAKYCRRQRRVFICDGDALIVPQKRLLNILQEIEKQLSWVTRVGVYANVKSLEMKTLEELKVLKDHGLGIAYMGLETGDDVTLKNINKGATADDMIQMGQKARASGIKLSITVLLGIAGRARSGIHARETGRVLSAIDPEYVGALSLMLIPGTPLYQDYASGEFPLLESHEMLAELKTMIAATNLSKGLFHANHASNYLPIKARLPKEKEATIQLIDKALAGKVALKPEYLRAL